One genomic region from Rosa rugosa chromosome 1, drRosRugo1.1, whole genome shotgun sequence encodes:
- the LOC133725936 gene encoding uncharacterized protein LOC133725936: MPSGETSKKGAKRAKIHDKAAQTADVSVGQQRNDPMRESEGNLGCPPRMPTEAEPISTEGQATEKPKIPPRGKAKLLEIGKKKRKRPILVEFNERGQPIGKNAAIFSSFIGCTARELIPITSPTWKNLSDLFKTQIWEHITTSFTVDECYKKNVIRKMIKLWRDNRSNVMKEVEKQAELVGLQRAATLFKPNNVESMNEWLALVKNRTSPSFKEMCQKFKAMRAERTLLHRTSRKSFACLEEELRSQSETPDAITRSDVWIHAYEAKKKKDSDVVEDPEIVKQVKMYKAEQEPSEKCSLKDDAVAKVLGPDPRGRVRGLGFGAVPSKAGYQTNVGNKVAKLENALFTQSQNMLAQSQEIQQLKEIVGAILARTEKEGNNHGSTSGQHSGNQLSQQKDKENISVTVRNSETERPQSRHSKQKNSSVQHSVDEGLQSKEKEGARTKGIKNDHNRIELLNWFQMGEEVVASAKLESKDPSAVVHHVPLGHECWKVWVLDVFEDIALYRPTSEFGKLSMAQGSTIAWPIKYIKLV, from the exons ATGCCTTCTGGAGAAACCTCAAAGAAAGGTGCAAAGAGAGCCAAAATACATGATAAAGCTGCACAGACAGCTGATGTTTCAGTTGGGCAACAAAGAAATGATCCAATGAGAGAATCTGAAGGAAATTTAGGTTGTCCGCCTCGTATGCCAACTGAAGCAGAACCTATTTCAACTGAAGGTCAAGCTACAGAAAAGCCGAAAATACCACCTAGAGGTAAAGCAAAATTGTTGGagattggcaaaaaaaaaagaaaacgtcCTATCCTAGTTGAATTCAATGAAAGAGGCCAGCCAATTGGGAAAAATGCAGCTATATTCTCCTCATTTATTGGATGCACGGCAAGAGAGCTGATACCAATAACTTCACCGACTTGGAAAAATTTATCAGATTTGTTCAAAACTCAGATTTGGGAGCACATAACA ACAAGTTTCACTGTTGACGAATGCTATAAGAAAAATGTTATTCGAAAGATGATCAAGCTTTGGCGAGATAATAGATCCAATGTTATGAAAGAAGTGGAGAAGCAAGCCGAACTTGTAGGCCTACAACGTGCTGCTACCCTTTTCAAACCTAATAATGTAGAATCTATGAATGAGTGGCTAGCTCTTGTCAAAAACAGAACTAGTCCGTCATTTAAG GAAATGTGTCAAAAATTCAAAGCAATGCGGGCAGAAAGAACTTTACTCCACAGAACTAGTAGAAAAAGTTTTGCCTGTCTTGAAGAAGAATTA AGGTCACAAAGTGAAACCCCAGATGCAATAACAAGGTCTGATGTTTGGATTCATGCTTACGaagcgaagaagaagaaggattcAGATGTAGTTGAGGATCCAGAAATAGTG aAACAAGTGAAAATGTACAAGGCTGAGCAAGAACCTTCAGAGAAATGTTCTTTAAAAGATGATGCTGTTGCAAAAGTACTCGGTCCTGATCCACGAGGACGAGTAAGAGGGTTGGGATTTGGAGCGGTCCCTTCAAAGGCAGGTTATCAAACCAATGTTGGAAACAAAGTTGCTAAGTTAGAGAATGCTTTATTCACTCAATCACAGAATATGCTTGCTCAATCACAAGAGATTCAACAATTGAAAGAGATAGTTGGAGCTATTTTGGCACGGACAGAGAAAGAGGGGAATAACCAT GGAAGTACCAGTGGTCAGCATTCTGGTAATCAGCTTTCACAACAAAAAGATAAGGAAAATATAAGTGTGACCGTGCGAAATTCTGAAACTGAGAGACCACAAAGCAGGCACAGTAAACAAAAGAACTCAAGTGTTCAACATTCTGTTGATGAGGGGTTGCAGAGCAAAGAAAAGGAAGGTGCAAGGACCAAGGGTATTAAGAATGATCATAACAGAATTGAGTTATTAAATTGGTTTCAGATGGGAGAAGAAGTTGTTGCAAGTGCAAAACTTGAGTCAAAGGATCCAAGTGCAGTGGTCCATCACGTGCCTCTTGGCCACGAATGTTGGAAAGTTTGGGTTCTTGATGTTTTTGAGGATATAGCTTTGTATCGACCAACCAGCGAGTTTGGAAAATTGAGTATGGCTCAAGGAAGTACAATTGCATGGCCGATCAAATACATCAAATTGGTTTAG
- the LOC133726667 gene encoding uncharacterized protein LOC133726667: protein METSSLGTGGSIDLNFGSTGSTGAGGSIDINFGPAGGSIDINFGSTSSTDDGRSIDLNFGSTYSTGGQTSLQQRGGDHQEVQTLPLFPVHGEDVFGNLKATSEEGSAFGYYSGGSGGYHSGSNVSLELSLNPSRAAD, encoded by the exons atggaaactagttctcttggtactggtggatccattgatctcaattttgggtccactggttctactggtgctggtggatccatcgacatcaattttgggccagctggtggatccattgacatcaattttgggtccactagttctactgatgatggtagatctattgatctcaactttggttccacctattctactg gaggacaaacatccctgcaacaacgaggaggagatcaccaggaggttcaaactcttcctctgttccccgtgcacggcgaggacgtctttggtaacctgaaggctacttccgaggaaggtagcgcttttggttactattctggtggctcaggcggttaccacagtggctcaaacgtttctcttgagctcagcctaaaTCCATCcagagctgctgactag